In the Vibrio hippocampi genome, CAATAAAATGCGGTTGGAAGTTCCAAATACCATACTGCGCGATTTGCACTTCACCGGTGGGTTGCACCACTAAAGCATAACTGCCACTCGCAGCATCGAGTTTAACACTGCCGATATGCTCGAAGTAGTCAGATAAGAACCATCTCGCCTTATGAGACAAGGATTGCGGCTTTTTGACTGCCCCCAAAAAGTACACTGAGTTATCACGAGGAAACAGGTTAAGTTCAAATTGCCCCGCTAAAATCGGGTTGGCATCCAGTTGCGATTGCACATCATCAAAATCCAGGGACACCCACTGTCGCGACTTAAACTTCATGGCTTGTAACTGGTTCAAAATGCTTTTCGCTCCGGAGTTCGGATACTCATTTTGCAGTTGTTGCAACCTCATCAATACAGCTTGCTTTTGACTTTCAATCTCTGCTTGTTTTGTCAGATCAAAGAGTTGTGCTTGCCATGAAACATATTGCCATACTGAACGATCTGGCTGTTCCTTAACCGCACGCTGGTGAACATCACCCAATAGCTGCTCAAGAGAGGTCGGTTGTTGATAGTCAAAACTCACTTGTTGCTGGGGGAGATTGACCTTAAGTGATGCAGCGCTTACGGGAAAAACCAGTGATAACAAAGGTATCGCGAGTCGTAGTAATCTTATGCTTCCTTGGTGCATTTTTATTTTTCCTGATGTTATGGCCGTGCTAGGTGCTAGGTGCTAGGTGCTAGGCAGAGATTAGTTAGATAGTTGGAGCCTTTAGTAGAGTCATTTCTATCTTGTGCATCTGTGGACCAATATATTCTATTTGTTTGATCACTTGATTGCTGACGATATCTTTCCAGTAATAATTGGTGATCTTAGCGTCGATCGCGTCGAAGCTCACCGTCTCTGCATATTTTCTGGTGTTGTAATTCTGCAAAGGGGTTGAGATGCTTTCTTGAGTTAACGCAGTCTGTATCGCAATGCCGTTGTAGCCGTAGCGATATTGTGGCGACCAATCATAGGTGACGGACCAAGATGTGTTGGTTTGTGCTTTACGTTCCAAGCCAACTAAGTTGTCTCCAAGCAAGCCGAGTGTTTTCACAATACGTCCTTGTTCAGTAACGATCATGGCTCTGTCGCTGGACATCCATTTGTATTGCGTATAACCCGTCAAAGGATTTTGTTGTGCGAAAGCCAGCACCATAAATATCTGAGCGCCATCGTTAATACGCACATAAGTACTGGCATAAGGAAGGTCACTGATTTGCTCTGCCGTTAAAACCGCATCATCGGGACCATAAAAAGCGTGAGAAAAGGTGGCGTTCACATCCTGAAAACGCTGAGAGCAAGCTGTCAATAACAGCAGTGACAACGACAAAACTAACCTTTTAGTTTTCAAAACTACGTCCTTGAATAAATTCTGTTGCATCTATTTTCACCAAGATGCCAAATAATGAAGTCGATTCAATAAATGAATAAATGAGATGTTAGCTTAGCGATATTACAAGCTATTAAAGTAATTAAAGCCAGGTAATTATCTTGATTAATTTTAGCGTTAAGCGTCTAGCATCGTTAATCGTACTCTTTAATCCGTATACTGCTCCACAGCATTGCCCTAGAGATTGGTTCTGTCGATAAAACAAATGACCTTATCGATATAGCAAATTATCTAGAAGACAAAACAAAGCCCCCGCCATAACTAGCAAAAGGGGCTTTAGAGTCTATATCAACAGCAATTACTGACCAGCAGTTACAGTTGTTGTTGTTGCATTGTCGTCATCTGAAGAGATAACAGCAACTGCACCAACAACAAGCGCAGCACCAGCAGCCATACCGCCAGACACTGCTGCACCCGAACCAGCTGCTGCTGCATTCGCAGCACCTGCCGACTCTGCTTCAGCGAATGCCGGAGAAGACATTGCTGCAGCCATCGCCATTACTAGAGCGATTTTTTTCATTGTCGCATTCCTTAACTTACTAAATTATCGATAATTCAGTGCAATCAGTTGAAGACACTGACCTCTAATAGTAGTCGAAAATTTCCGCTAATGAAACGGACATTTCCCCTCATCAAGATATTTACCCAAAATAATAGGATTAATAATCATTATTTACTTATCAGTCATTTGTGACCTCATTGACGACCTAATCAGCTTGCCCCTTGTGGGCAGCCAAGATGATTTCCTATATAATTGCCAATAATTTAATTCAAAAACGGAAGCACTTATGATCATCGTAACTGGCGGAGCTGGCATGATTGGCAGCAACATCGTGAAAGCACTCAATGAAGCGGGCCACAATGATATTCTGGTTGTCGACAATCTTAAAAACGGTCGCAAGTTCCAAAACTTGGTCGACCTTAATATTACCGACTATATGGATCGCGATGATTTCCTTACCCAGATCATGGCTGGTGATGACTTCGGTCCTATTGACGCGGTGTTTCATGAAGGCGCTTGCTCAGCAACCACTGAGTGGGATGGAAAATACATGATGCTCAACAACTACGAGTATTCAAAAGAGCTTCTGCACTACTGTCTAGACCGTGAGATTCCTTTCCTTTACGCCTCTTCGGCGGCAACCTACGGCGAAACCAAGATCTTTAAAGAAGAGCGCCAATACGAAGGCGCGCTCAACGTCTACGGCTACTCAAAACAGCAATTCGACAACTATGTACGCCGCCTATGGCAAGATGCCAAAGAGCATGGTGAAACCCTTTCGCAAATCACAGGTTTCCGTTACTTCAATGTCTACGGTCCACGTGAACAACACAAAGGCAGCATGGCCTCTGTTGCATTCCACCTCAATAACCAAATGAACGCAGGTGAAAATCCAAAACTGTTTGAAGGTAGTGAAGGTTTTAGGCGTGATTTCGTCTATGTGGGTGATGTTGCCGCCGTTAACTTATGGTTCTTGCAAAATGGAACCTCGGGTATCTTCAACCTCGGTACGGGCAATGCGGAATCGTTTGAGGAAGTCGCCAAAGCGGTTATCCAGTTCCACCAACGTGGAGAAATTGAAACGATTCCTTTCCCTGAGCATTTAAAAGGCGCTTACCAAGAGTTTACTCAGGCCGATTTAACCAATCTCCGCGCTGCGGGTTGCCAACATAGCTTCAAGACTGTCGCACAAGGTGTGGCGGAGTACTTGGCGATTGTTAATGGCTAATTGTTATTGCTAATTTTTAACTGTTAATTGTTAGCCAATAACCCTGAGATTAACCAAGTGTTATACTCACTCATAAACAAGCAAAGTAAGTAGTTACTTTGCTTGTTTCATTAGCCTAATCAATAGATCGAACAGACCCTTTCGGACCCGATACAATGAAAATTCTAATTATAGGCCCATCCTGGGTCGGTGATATGGTGATGTCGCAAAGCCTGTACAGCGAACTGAAACATCGTCATCCACAAGCACAAATCGATGTCCTGGCTCCAGCATGGTGTAAGCCAATCCTTGAGCGTATGCCAGAAGTGAATCGAGCGATTGAAATGCCTATCGGTCACGGCTCATTTGACTTAGCGGGTCGTTGGAAAATTGGTCGTCAGCTCAAATCTGAGCAATACAGCCACGCTTTTGTGTTGCCGAACTCTGCCAAATCCGCATTGATTCCTCTGTTTGCTCGTATTCCAAACCGTATCGGCTGGAAGGGAGAAAGCCGCTACGGCCTGCTCACAGACCTGCGCCCTAACAAACGTGACTTCCAGTTTTATGTCGAGCGTTTTGTCGCCCTTGCTTCCAGTAAAGCCGCAATGAAACAAGAAGTGTCCATAGAACACTGCCCAAGACCTAGTCTGTCGGTGAATCCACAACAGCAACAACAAACCCTAAGTAAGTTCTCACTTACCCGCGAGTCCGCGATTATTGGTATGTGCCCCGGGGCAGAGTTTGGTCCAGCAAAACGTTGGCCAGAACAGCATTACACCTCGGTCGCTCAGCAACAAATCGACAGTGGCAAGCAGGTTTGGTTATTTGGTTCCGCCAAAGATAAAGAGACAACCGATAAGATTCGCAATGCCCTAACTCCCGAGGCTCAGCAGTCCTGTTTTAACCTTGCTGGCGCAACTTCACTCACCGAAGCGCTCGATCTTCTTGCCGCTTGTAAAACTGTCGTCAGTAACGACTCAGGTTTGATGCATGTCTCTGCGGCTGTGGGTTGTAATATCGTTGCGGTTTATGGTTCTACCTCGCCAGATTACACCCCGCCATTAACGGATAAAGTTCGCATTATTCATACTGATATTGAATGTCGTCCGTGCTTTAAACGAGAATGTCCCCTTGGACACCTTAAATGTTTAGTCGACCTTGAGCCGCAACGAATCATTACCGCGATAGAAGAATTAGAAAATACTTAAGTGAAATGCCCTTCCAATCTCAAAGATTTGGGAGGGCATCTTGTATCCAAATGGCGCTTTATAGGGCTGTTCACGATTTTTCTATCTACGCTAAGTTAACATGCAGCTCTAAGCTAACATTCACCATTGACTGCGAGTGGCTATTATCATGTCTATGCCAACCCCCACCATTTCTGTTATTTGCCCTTGCTACAATGAGCAAGAGGGCTTAAACAGCTTTATGCAACGCATTACTCCTGTGCTCGAACAAACCAACTTGGAGTATGAAATCCTACTCATCAATGATGGCAGCAAGGACAATACACTTGATGTGATCTACCAATTGAGTGAACAGAACACCCGAGTTCGTGCCATCAATTTATCTCGCAACTTTGGCAAAGAAGCCGCTCTGACCGCGGGGATTGATCGCGCCAAGGGAGAAGTGTTGATCCCGATCGATGCCGATCTGCAAGATCCACCAGAGCTGATCCACGATTTTATCCGCGAGTGGCAAAAAGGTTATGACGTCGTGGTGGCAAAACGCGTCGACCGTAGCAGCGACACTTGGGCTAAGAAATTCTCGGCAGAGATGTTCTATAAGTTTCACAACATGGTTGCCCAAGTCGAGATCCCAGAAAACGTCGGCGATTTCCGCCTAATCAATCGTCGAGTCGTGCAAGCGATTCAATTACTGCCCGAGAACCAGCGCTTTATGAAAGGGGTGTTCTCTTGGGTTGGCTTTAAAACCTCGGTGGTGGAATACAAACGCGATGCAAGGGAAGCTGGTGAATCGAGCTTTAATGGTTGGAAACTATGGAACTTCGCACTGGACGGCATCACAAGTTTTAGCACTGCCCCGCTGCGTATCTGGCTTTATATTGGCTGCGTTATCTCGGCTCTGTCTTTCCTATTCGGCAGCTTCACGATATTAAAAACCTTAATGTTTGGTATCGACGCGCCCGGTTACGCTTCCATGCTCACCGTTATTCTGTTCTTGGGTGGCGTGCAGTTGATCGGAATTGGCGTATTGGGTGAATATGTTGGGCGACTCTATATGGAATCCAAACGACGTCCGATTTATATTGTTGAACATGATGATGCAGAATCAGCTAGCGATCCCTTTCATCACAACCCTGTTGAAAGCCCATCATTAACCCAAGAGAAGAGTGAACACTTTGACAAGTTGGCGTGACAAACTGTTAGCAATAAGAATCGTACGCTTCGGGTTGGTCGGTGGGATTGCCACCGCGATCCACCTCAGTGTTGCCTTTGCTTTTCTCTATTTAATTAAAGACAGTGTCTTGCTCGCGAACATACTGGGGTTCTGTTTGGCATTTGTCTTCTCTTACTTTGCACAAACCAAACTGGTTTTTCAGCGCCAACTCAACTTGCACAATGCCCTACGTTTTTTCATGGTGCAGTTTGGCGCATTAATGCTTAGTCAAGCCAGCAGTGCATTACTGACCCACAGCAACAGTTACCTTAAGGTGCTGTTTGTTGTTATTATATTGCCTATTATCACTTATTTGATTCATCGCTTTTGGACCTTTGCTCAACCAAGCAAAATCTGATCAATCGATGAAACCGAAGCCTATGATTCGACTGATTTATACCCTTATTCTTGCTGTGGCTAGCCCAATTTTACTCTTGGGGTTATACAAAAAAAAACCAGGTAAACCCTCTGTAGGGTCTCGCTGGAAAGAGCATTTTGGCTGCACGCCTAAGCTCAGTAATCCCAACGCTCGCCCAGTGTGGATTCACGCGGTTTCCGTCGGCGAAGTGATTGCAATATCGCCTCTAATCCGCCAGTTGAAACAACAGCAACCAGAAACCACGATTGTCCTTACCACCACCACACCAACCGGTGCCGAGCAAGCGAGTAAACTCGGTGAGTGGGTTGAACATCGCTATATGCCCATTGATTTTGGCTTTGCGGTCTCGGGTTTTATCAAAGCCATCCAACCTCAAGCACTGTACATCGTCGAAACTGAACTTTGGCCCAACACCTTACACAAGGTGGCGCAAGCAGGGATCCCTATTTCAGTCATCAATGCTCGACTTTCTGAGCGCTCATACCAACGTTACGCCAAGTTCCAATCCGTGTTTGATCTCGTTTCTAAAAATCTCACCACGCTACTTTGCCAATATCAAGATGACGCCGAGCGCTTTATTCGCCTAGGAGTCGATGCTGAAAAAGTATTTGTGACGGGCTCGATTAAGTTTGATATCCAAGTTGACCCGACGGCACTAACCCAAGGACAAGCACTACGCCAACCAATCGGCCAACGCCCAGTTTGGATTGCAGCGAGTACCCATGAGGGTGAAGATCTGCCCATTATAAAAGCTCATCAAACTCTTTTAAAATCGCACCCTAACGCGCTATTAATCCTAGTGCCTCGCCACCCTGAGCGCTTTAATGCTGTTGCAAACTTGGTAAGCCAACAAGGCTTAACTATCGTAACTCGCACCAGCGGAGAAACCATTACCCCAAACACCCAAGTCTATCTTGCCGATACGATGGGGGAGATGATGTCCATGCTATCAGCGGCTGATATCTGCTTTATGGGCGGCAGTCTGCTTGGCGATAAGGTGGGTGGACATAACCTATTAGAACCGGCAGAGATCGGTATGCCT is a window encoding:
- the waaA gene encoding lipid IV(A) 3-deoxy-D-manno-octulosonic acid transferase; translation: MKPKPMIRLIYTLILAVASPILLLGLYKKKPGKPSVGSRWKEHFGCTPKLSNPNARPVWIHAVSVGEVIAISPLIRQLKQQQPETTIVLTTTTPTGAEQASKLGEWVEHRYMPIDFGFAVSGFIKAIQPQALYIVETELWPNTLHKVAQAGIPISVINARLSERSYQRYAKFQSVFDLVSKNLTTLLCQYQDDAERFIRLGVDAEKVFVTGSIKFDIQVDPTALTQGQALRQPIGQRPVWIAASTHEGEDLPIIKAHQTLLKSHPNALLILVPRHPERFNAVANLVSQQGLTIVTRTSGETITPNTQVYLADTMGEMMSMLSAADICFMGGSLLGDKVGGHNLLEPAEIGMPMLTGPSYFNFKDISEQLIALRACQVVETPEAIAKAVEGLIDSETDRIEQGRNAKAFVRQSKGAVGRTIEILDKRG
- the rfaD gene encoding ADP-glyceromanno-heptose 6-epimerase, with product MIIVTGGAGMIGSNIVKALNEAGHNDILVVDNLKNGRKFQNLVDLNITDYMDRDDFLTQIMAGDDFGPIDAVFHEGACSATTEWDGKYMMLNNYEYSKELLHYCLDREIPFLYASSAATYGETKIFKEERQYEGALNVYGYSKQQFDNYVRRLWQDAKEHGETLSQITGFRYFNVYGPREQHKGSMASVAFHLNNQMNAGENPKLFEGSEGFRRDFVYVGDVAAVNLWFLQNGTSGIFNLGTGNAESFEEVAKAVIQFHQRGEIETIPFPEHLKGAYQEFTQADLTNLRAAGCQHSFKTVAQGVAEYLAIVNG
- the waaF gene encoding lipopolysaccharide heptosyltransferase II yields the protein MKILIIGPSWVGDMVMSQSLYSELKHRHPQAQIDVLAPAWCKPILERMPEVNRAIEMPIGHGSFDLAGRWKIGRQLKSEQYSHAFVLPNSAKSALIPLFARIPNRIGWKGESRYGLLTDLRPNKRDFQFYVERFVALASSKAAMKQEVSIEHCPRPSLSVNPQQQQQTLSKFSLTRESAIIGMCPGAEFGPAKRWPEQHYTSVAQQQIDSGKQVWLFGSAKDKETTDKIRNALTPEAQQSCFNLAGATSLTEALDLLAACKTVVSNDSGLMHVSAAVGCNIVAVYGSTSPDYTPPLTDKVRIIHTDIECRPCFKRECPLGHLKCLVDLEPQRIITAIEELENT
- a CDS encoding YjbF family lipoprotein, which codes for MKTKRLVLSLSLLLLTACSQRFQDVNATFSHAFYGPDDAVLTAEQISDLPYASTYVRINDGAQIFMVLAFAQQNPLTGYTQYKWMSSDRAMIVTEQGRIVKTLGLLGDNLVGLERKAQTNTSWSVTYDWSPQYRYGYNGIAIQTALTQESISTPLQNYNTRKYAETVSFDAIDAKITNYYWKDIVSNQVIKQIEYIGPQMHKIEMTLLKAPTI
- a CDS encoding capsule biosynthesis GfcC family protein — protein: MHQGSIRLLRLAIPLLSLVFPVSAASLKVNLPQQQVSFDYQQPTSLEQLLGDVHQRAVKEQPDRSVWQYVSWQAQLFDLTKQAEIESQKQAVLMRLQQLQNEYPNSGAKSILNQLQAMKFKSRQWVSLDFDDVQSQLDANPILAGQFELNLFPRDNSVYFLGAVKKPQSLSHKARWFLSDYFEHIGSVKLDAASGSYALVVQPTGEVQIAQYGIWNFQPHFIAPGALVWVPFDNLPSDYQSLNADIAQLLSNKVSYSQ
- a CDS encoding glycosyltransferase family 2 protein; translated protein: MPTPTISVICPCYNEQEGLNSFMQRITPVLEQTNLEYEILLINDGSKDNTLDVIYQLSEQNTRVRAINLSRNFGKEAALTAGIDRAKGEVLIPIDADLQDPPELIHDFIREWQKGYDVVVAKRVDRSSDTWAKKFSAEMFYKFHNMVAQVEIPENVGDFRLINRRVVQAIQLLPENQRFMKGVFSWVGFKTSVVEYKRDAREAGESSFNGWKLWNFALDGITSFSTAPLRIWLYIGCVISALSFLFGSFTILKTLMFGIDAPGYASMLTVILFLGGVQLIGIGVLGEYVGRLYMESKRRPIYIVEHDDAESASDPFHHNPVESPSLTQEKSEHFDKLA
- a CDS encoding GtrA family protein; amino-acid sequence: MTSWRDKLLAIRIVRFGLVGGIATAIHLSVAFAFLYLIKDSVLLANILGFCLAFVFSYFAQTKLVFQRQLNLHNALRFFMVQFGALMLSQASSALLTHSNSYLKVLFVVIILPIITYLIHRFWTFAQPSKI